The Saccharomonospora cyanea NA-134 genome includes a region encoding these proteins:
- the fdxA gene encoding ferredoxin — MTYVIAEPCVDVLDKACIDECPVDCIYEGERMLYIHPDECVDCGACEPVCPVEAIYYEDDVPDEWGAYTKANADFFDELGSPGGAAKVGKTAHDPQWIKDLPPQGE; from the coding sequence GTGACCTACGTGATCGCCGAGCCCTGCGTCGACGTGCTCGACAAGGCATGCATCGACGAGTGCCCCGTCGACTGCATCTACGAAGGCGAGCGGATGCTCTACATCCACCCCGACGAGTGCGTCGACTGCGGGGCCTGCGAGCCGGTCTGCCCGGTGGAGGCCATCTACTACGAGGACGACGTTCCGGACGAGTGGGGTGCCTACACCAAGGCCAACGCCGACTTCTTCGACGAGCTCGGCTCGCCGGGTGGGGCGGCGAAGGTCGGCAAGACCGCGCACGACCCGCAGTGGATCAAGGACCTGCCCCCGCAGGGCGAATGA
- the dapC gene encoding succinyldiaminopimelate transaminase has product MSGPALPDFPWDSLAGHAATARAHSGGIVDLSVGTPVDPVPESIRAALASVSDVPGYPTTHGTAALREAAVGALRRRHGVTGVEPDAVLPTIGSKELVAWLPTLLGVGAGDTVVIPELAYPTYEVGALLAGATVARADGLTALGPARPALLWLNSPSNPTGRVLGVAHLRKVVEWARERGTVVVSDECYLALGWDADPVSILHPDVHGGSLDGLLAVHSLSKSANLAGYRAGFVTGDPALVRDLLAVRKHAGMIVPRPVQEAMTVALADDEALREQRARYAARRDVLRPALERAGFRVDHSEAGLYLWATRGEPAGQTVAWLAERGILVAPGTFYGPRGGEHVRVALTATDERVRTAAERLAE; this is encoded by the coding sequence ATGAGCGGGCCCGCGCTTCCCGATTTTCCCTGGGACTCGCTGGCCGGGCACGCCGCCACGGCACGCGCCCACTCCGGTGGGATCGTCGACCTGTCGGTGGGGACGCCCGTGGACCCGGTGCCGGAGAGCATCAGGGCCGCGTTGGCGTCGGTGTCGGACGTTCCGGGTTACCCCACCACGCACGGCACCGCCGCGCTGCGTGAGGCGGCGGTCGGTGCGTTGCGGCGGCGACACGGCGTCACCGGTGTCGAGCCGGACGCGGTACTGCCCACGATCGGGTCGAAGGAGCTCGTCGCCTGGCTGCCCACGCTGCTCGGCGTGGGCGCGGGCGACACGGTGGTGATCCCCGAGCTGGCCTATCCCACCTACGAGGTGGGGGCTCTGCTCGCGGGCGCCACCGTCGCGCGGGCGGACGGGCTCACCGCGCTCGGCCCCGCGAGGCCCGCACTGCTGTGGCTGAACTCGCCGTCCAACCCCACCGGCAGGGTCCTCGGGGTCGCCCACCTGCGCAAGGTGGTGGAGTGGGCGCGGGAACGTGGCACCGTGGTGGTGTCCGACGAGTGCTACCTGGCGCTCGGGTGGGACGCCGATCCCGTGTCGATCCTCCATCCGGACGTGCACGGCGGCAGCCTCGACGGCCTCCTGGCGGTGCACTCGCTGTCGAAGTCGGCCAATCTCGCCGGATACCGCGCCGGTTTCGTGACCGGGGACCCCGCGCTGGTGCGCGACCTGCTGGCCGTGCGCAAACACGCCGGGATGATCGTGCCGAGGCCGGTGCAGGAGGCCATGACCGTGGCGCTGGCCGACGACGAGGCACTCCGCGAGCAGCGGGCCCGCTACGCCGCGCGCCGTGACGTGCTGCGGCCCGCTCTGGAGCGTGCGGGATTCCGCGTCGACCACTCCGAGGCCGGGCTGTACCTGTGGGCGACGCGAGGCGAGCCCGCAGGCCAGACGGTGGCCTGGCTGGCGGAGCGCGGCATCCTCGTCGCACCGGGCACGTTCTACGGGCCGAGAGGTGGCGAGCACGTCCGGGTGGCGTTGACCGCCACCGACGAGCGCGTGCGCACCGCCGCCGAGCGCCTGGCGGAGTAG
- the dapD gene encoding 2,3,4,5-tetrahydropyridine-2,6-dicarboxylate N-succinyltransferase — protein MSAANPNPETTGATGVGLATVTSDGTVLDTWFPQPKLADAGTPGTSGTSVASGTERLSKEQAAEALGASATALLGPDDARGVEVVAVRTTIASLAEAPADAHDVYLRLHLLSHRLVRPHGQNLDGIFGHLANVVWTNHGPCPVEGFEATRMRLRSRGPVTVHSIDKFPRMVDYVLPSGVRIGDADRVRLGAHLASGTTVMHEGFVNFNAGTLGASMVEGRISAGVVVGDGTDIGGGASIMGTLSGGGKEVISLGERCLIGANGGVGISLGDDSVVEAGLYVTAGTKVVFQGRTVKARELSGVSGALFRRNSATGAVEVVERTGAGVELNAALHAND, from the coding sequence GTGAGCGCAGCTAACCCGAATCCCGAAACGACCGGCGCGACCGGTGTCGGCCTGGCGACCGTCACGAGTGACGGCACTGTGCTCGACACGTGGTTCCCGCAGCCGAAGCTCGCCGACGCGGGCACGCCGGGCACGTCAGGCACGTCCGTGGCAAGCGGTACCGAGCGACTGTCGAAGGAACAGGCCGCCGAGGCCCTCGGCGCGTCGGCCACCGCCCTGCTGGGCCCCGACGACGCGCGCGGGGTCGAGGTCGTGGCCGTGCGCACCACCATCGCGTCGCTGGCAGAGGCGCCCGCCGACGCCCACGACGTGTACCTGCGACTGCACCTGCTCTCCCACCGGCTGGTGCGCCCGCACGGCCAGAACCTCGACGGCATCTTCGGCCACCTGGCCAACGTCGTGTGGACCAACCACGGCCCGTGTCCGGTGGAGGGCTTCGAGGCCACGCGCATGCGACTGCGGTCGCGAGGACCCGTGACGGTGCACAGCATCGACAAGTTCCCCCGGATGGTGGACTACGTGCTGCCCAGCGGCGTCCGGATCGGCGACGCCGACCGCGTGCGGCTCGGCGCCCACCTCGCGAGCGGCACCACCGTCATGCACGAGGGCTTCGTGAACTTCAACGCGGGCACGCTCGGCGCGTCGATGGTGGAGGGCCGCATCTCGGCGGGCGTCGTGGTCGGCGACGGCACCGACATCGGCGGTGGCGCCTCGATCATGGGCACGCTGTCCGGCGGTGGCAAGGAAGTCATCTCGCTGGGCGAGCGCTGCCTCATCGGCGCCAACGGCGGCGTGGGCATCTCCCTCGGTGACGACTCCGTGGTCGAGGCGGGCCTGTACGTCACGGCGGGCACGAAGGTGGTCTTCCAGGGCCGCACCGTGAAGGCGCGCGAGCTGTCCGGTGTCTCCGGCGCGCTGTTCCGGCGCAACTCCGCCACCGGCGCGGTGGAGGTCGTCGAGCGCACCGGCGCGGGCGTGGAACTCAACGCCGCCCTGCACGCCAACGACTGA
- the dapE gene encoding succinyl-diaminopimelate desuccinylase, giving the protein MPSLELRSDPVDLTASLVDIASVSGTEAAIADAVEAALRAQAPHLEVVRNGDAVLARTNLGRSRRIVFAGHLDTVPVNDNLPSRRTGSGDDEVLHGLGSVDMKGGDAVFLHLAATLPRPRYDVTFVFYDCEEVEAARNGLGRVERELPEWLRGDLAVVGEPSNAAIEAGCQGTLRAEIRLTGVRAHTARAWMGTNAIHALAEPLRRLAEYEPRVVDIDGLTYREGLQAVRVSGGVAGNVVPDEAVLAVNHRFAPDVTPEQAERHVREVFDGYDLTVVDRSPGALPGLSAPATAELVSAAGGDVAAKLGWTDVARFAALGMPAVNFGPGDPTLAHTRQENVPARDIRRVGEVLRTFLAG; this is encoded by the coding sequence ATGCCCTCGCTCGAGCTGCGTTCCGATCCCGTCGACCTGACCGCGTCCCTCGTCGACATCGCCAGCGTCTCCGGAACGGAGGCGGCCATCGCCGACGCGGTGGAAGCCGCCCTGCGAGCACAGGCGCCGCACCTGGAGGTGGTGCGTAACGGTGACGCGGTGCTGGCCAGGACGAACCTGGGCCGGTCGAGGCGGATCGTGTTCGCGGGACACCTCGACACGGTGCCCGTCAACGACAACCTGCCCTCGCGGCGCACCGGGTCCGGCGACGACGAGGTGTTGCACGGGCTCGGCAGCGTCGACATGAAGGGCGGTGACGCGGTGTTCCTGCACCTCGCGGCCACGCTGCCGCGGCCGCGGTACGACGTGACCTTCGTCTTCTACGACTGCGAGGAGGTGGAGGCGGCCCGCAACGGGCTAGGGCGCGTCGAGCGGGAACTGCCCGAGTGGCTGCGCGGGGACCTCGCCGTGGTGGGGGAGCCGTCCAACGCCGCGATCGAGGCGGGCTGTCAGGGCACGCTGCGCGCGGAGATCCGGCTCACCGGGGTGCGGGCGCACACCGCGCGGGCGTGGATGGGCACCAACGCGATCCACGCGCTGGCCGAGCCGCTGCGCAGGCTCGCGGAGTACGAGCCGCGGGTGGTCGACATCGACGGCCTCACCTACCGCGAGGGACTCCAGGCGGTGCGGGTCTCCGGTGGGGTCGCGGGCAACGTCGTGCCCGACGAGGCGGTGCTGGCCGTGAACCATCGTTTCGCACCCGACGTCACGCCGGAGCAGGCGGAGCGGCACGTGCGGGAGGTGTTCGACGGCTACGACCTCACCGTGGTCGACCGTTCCCCCGGCGCGCTGCCCGGCCTGTCGGCTCCGGCCACGGCGGAGCTGGTGAGCGCGGCGGGTGGCGACGTTGCGGCCAAGCTCGGGTGGACCGACGTCGCTCGGTTCGCCGCGCTCGGCATGCCGGCCGTGAACTTCGGGCCCGGTGATCCCACGCTCGCCCACACACGGCAGGAGAACGTCCCGGCACGCGACATCCGCCGGGTCGGCGAGGTCCTGCGGACGTTTCTGGCCGGCTGA
- a CDS encoding LOG family protein, whose translation MTEVTRNNTDNGDERPPERHRGPVVLRRGRQSEDSTTDQRLLDSRGPSDWVHTDPWRVLRIQAEFVEGFGALAEVPRAVTVFGSARTPRDHPEYQLGRQIGAALAGAGFAAITGGGPGAMEAVNRGASEAGGLSIGLGIELPFEQGLNPWVDLGVNFRYFFTRKTMFVKYAQAFICLPGGFGTLDELFEALTLVQTKKVTKFPVVLFGSAYWGGLYEWVRDTVLSEGKINERDMALLHVTDDIDDAIGVVQEAYKAWEDTH comes from the coding sequence GTGACCGAGGTGACGCGCAACAACACAGACAACGGCGACGAACGGCCGCCGGAACGACACCGTGGGCCCGTCGTCCTGCGCAGGGGCAGGCAGTCGGAGGACTCCACCACCGACCAGCGGCTGCTGGACTCGCGCGGTCCCAGCGACTGGGTGCACACGGACCCGTGGCGGGTTCTGCGCATCCAGGCCGAGTTCGTCGAGGGCTTCGGCGCGCTGGCGGAGGTGCCCCGCGCGGTGACGGTGTTCGGCTCCGCCCGCACCCCTCGGGACCATCCCGAGTACCAGCTCGGCAGGCAGATCGGCGCGGCTCTGGCGGGTGCCGGGTTCGCCGCCATCACCGGTGGCGGTCCGGGTGCGATGGAGGCCGTGAACCGGGGAGCGTCCGAGGCGGGCGGGCTGTCCATCGGACTCGGCATCGAGCTGCCCTTCGAGCAGGGGCTCAACCCGTGGGTCGACCTCGGGGTGAACTTCCGCTACTTCTTCACGCGCAAGACGATGTTCGTCAAGTACGCGCAGGCGTTCATCTGCCTGCCGGGCGGGTTCGGCACGCTCGACGAGCTGTTCGAGGCGCTCACGCTCGTGCAGACGAAGAAGGTCACGAAGTTCCCCGTCGTGCTGTTCGGCTCGGCCTACTGGGGCGGGCTGTACGAGTGGGTGCGCGACACTGTGCTCTCCGAAGGCAAGATCAACGAGCGGGACATGGCGCTGCTGCACGTCACCGACGACATCGACGACGCCATCGGCGTGGTGCAGGAGGCCTACAAGGCATGGGAGGACACGCACTAG
- a CDS encoding LOG family protein: MGGHALVERICVFCGSSSGSDPSYAAEAAATGRLLAERGIGLVYGGGQVGLMGVVADAVLEAGGEVIGVIPKHLMRAEIAHHGLTKLHVVEDMHERKATMARLSDGFVALPGGAGTLEELFEVWTWAQLGLHAKPVGLLDVRGYYSKMAEFLDHMVGEGFLGESSRALVTVADDAEALLDAFSRHTYTPVDKWAG; encoded by the coding sequence ATGGGAGGACACGCACTAGTGGAGCGGATCTGCGTCTTCTGCGGGTCGTCGTCGGGCAGCGACCCCTCCTACGCCGCCGAAGCCGCCGCGACGGGCAGACTGCTCGCCGAGCGCGGCATCGGCCTCGTCTACGGCGGCGGCCAGGTGGGGCTCATGGGGGTCGTGGCCGACGCGGTGCTGGAGGCGGGCGGCGAGGTCATCGGTGTGATCCCGAAGCACCTGATGCGGGCCGAGATCGCCCACCACGGCCTCACGAAGCTCCACGTCGTGGAGGACATGCACGAGCGCAAGGCCACGATGGCGCGCCTGTCGGACGGTTTCGTGGCGTTGCCCGGTGGGGCCGGCACGCTGGAGGAGCTGTTCGAGGTCTGGACGTGGGCTCAACTGGGCCTGCACGCCAAGCCCGTCGGGCTGCTGGACGTCCGGGGCTACTACTCCAAGATGGCGGAGTTCCTCGACCACATGGTCGGCGAGGGCTTCCTCGGTGAGAGCAGCCGTGCTCTCGTCACCGTCGCGGACGACGCCGAGGCACTGCTCGACGCGTTCTCCCGGCACACGTACACGCCCGTCGACAAGTGGGCGGGCTGA